The following are encoded together in the Deltaproteobacteria bacterium genome:
- a CDS encoding PEP-CTERM sorting domain-containing protein, translating into MLRKIATLAVAAGLVAAASPALATPLYGGNNGKFLSINQSSGAATQISTATPDGIGALAWDFTNQVMYGGSSDNFFKIAANGTQTTINSTTTHNIDALVFGPGNVLYGVDTSAQVLYTVNPSNGAMTWLLGASPLSELAYDPTTSTLYARAGSSLVKVNPINGTHTIVGTLSGFGDAVDAISVDPVTGQMYGETNPLFGGGKLWTINKATGAATALVGQTGLGAGASAGWVFSMAFVPEPGTMLLLGMGLVGLGVSGRKKA; encoded by the coding sequence ATGCTTCGCAAGATCGCAACCCTCGCCGTCGCGGCCGGCCTCGTGGCCGCGGCCTCGCCGGCGCTGGCGACGCCGCTCTACGGCGGCAACAACGGCAAGTTCCTGTCGATCAACCAGAGCAGCGGCGCGGCGACACAGATCAGCACGGCCACGCCTGACGGGATCGGCGCCCTCGCCTGGGACTTCACGAACCAGGTCATGTACGGCGGTAGCAGCGACAATTTCTTCAAGATCGCCGCGAACGGCACGCAGACGACGATCAACTCCACCACTACCCACAACATCGATGCCCTCGTGTTCGGGCCCGGGAACGTGCTCTACGGCGTGGACACCAGCGCGCAGGTCCTCTACACGGTGAACCCGAGCAACGGTGCGATGACGTGGCTCTTGGGAGCCTCGCCTCTGAGCGAGCTGGCGTACGACCCGACAACCTCGACTCTCTATGCCCGTGCCGGCAGCTCCCTCGTCAAGGTCAACCCGATCAACGGCACCCACACCATCGTCGGCACTCTCTCCGGTTTTGGGGACGCCGTGGACGCGATCTCGGTCGACCCCGTGACGGGCCAGATGTACGGGGAAACCAACCCCCTTTTCGGAGGCGGCAAGCTCTGGACGATCAACAAGGCAACGGGCGCGGCAACAGCGCTCGTGGGCCAGACCGGCCTTGGTGCTGGCGCGAGCGCCGGTTGGGTGTTCAGCATGGCGTTCGTCCCCGAGCCCGGCACGATGCTGCTGCTGGGCATGGGCCTCGTGGGCCTCGGCGTCTCGGGCCGCAAGAAGGCCTAG